The nucleotide sequence GTTTGCCTGTTTTGATTGTGGAGCTTGCTTGTCCAGTTGAAGGATCAAGTACATGGATGGTGCCATCCGCGGTTGTCAGATACAGGCGGTTGTTGAACAGCTTCATGCCTGTTGTTGCTTTTCTCACCGTCCATGCAGTCTTGCCTGTTGCGGCATGCTTGGCAATCACTTTACCTGTTTGGCGGTAAAAAACAAGGTTGCCGCTCACTTCAATATTATCAAGCTTGGCATCGTGCCAGAGCACACTTTTGTCGGGAATCTCAATACCTTCATCATACTGAAATTGCTGCTCGTAATGATTGTTCGCTGAGCTTGCGTCTGTGACTCCAGGACTTGCAATAAGCATGCACGAAAGACAGAGTGCTGCGATCGTCAATTGTCGTTTCTTCATCGTTTTCCCTCCAATTTTTTCATTTACCTAAGTATAAAATAGATGATTTTGAATGTAAGGGATTTGGTTTAAATGTAAATTAAATGTAATTAAAGCACAGAATATTGCAATCTTCTAAATAATATAAATTGAAATTTTTGTTACTAATTGTATATTAATGGCTTATAAGTGGTGTTTTTGTAGTAAGATAGTAGAAACTAATTATTTTAAGGGGTAGGGGTATATGTTGAAGAAGAACCTTTTTGCGCAAATTATTGCGATTACCACTGTCTTAATTTTACTCGGATCGATTATTTTGGGCACGGTGAGCTATCGATTTGGTGAACAGGAATTGACGAATAGCGGGAAGCTTGATTTGATGCACATTGCTGAAGGTGCGATCCCTGTATTAGAGGAATTGAATAAGCAAGTTGAAAGTGGGCAATTGTCGTTAGAAGAAGCACAGGAAACAGCCAGGACATACTTATCAGGACCGAAAGTAGAAGGAAATGATAATCTTCATTATGACTTTACGCAATCGCCTTACACGTATAAAGAAAATGGGTATATCTTTGCGTATAATGCAAAAGGCGAAGCAGTTGTCCATCCTGTTCTGCCGATTGGTAAGGATATGTCGCAAACACAGGACAAAGATGGCGATTATCTCGTTAAGGATTTGATGGAAAAAAGTAAACAGTCAAACCCTGAAGACCGTTATTATGAATTTGCATGGCCGAAAGCCGGCGAGGAAAAGGCAAGTAAAAAAATTGCCTATACTGTTTATTATGAGCCGTGGGAATGGACAATCATTGTCGGTGCTTATGTAGATGAATTTAACGAAGCAATGGATACGATTAAGGTTGTGACGACGATTGTGTCGCTCATCACGCTTATACTAAGTGTTGTCCTTATCTATTTCTTACTCAGAAGTAAATTAAAAGCACTGCAAGAAATGACAAACGCAACTGTAGAAGTAGCGAATGGGAATTTGAATGTAGAATCGATTACGTATAAAGGCGAAGATGAAGTTGGTAGAATGTCTGTTGCGTTCAATAAGATGACAGGGCATTTGCGCGAGCTTGTGCAAAGCATACAGACAGTTGGCGAAAATACGTCACATGCTTCTCATGAATTATCAGCTCTTTCAGAAGAAACGACAGCTTCAAGTGAAGAAATTGGAAAAGCGATGGATGAAATTGCAAAAGGTTCCGTAGCGCAGACAGCCGATATTGAATCGATCAACAATGGAACAGAATCATTAGCAGAAGTGATGAAGCAGCTAACATCTCAGAATAACAATATGATTGATTTAACGGAAACAAGTCAACATGCGGTTGAGAATGGACAAGCACAAGTGTCAACACTTCAAGATGCGAATGCAAGTTCAAAAGCAGCATTAGGAAATATTGATCAAACTGTTCAGCAGTTAAACGGACGTGTGCGTGATATTGCCGGTATCGTTTCAACCATTGATGATATTGCCGCGCAAACGAACCTGCTTGCGCTGAATGCATCAATCGAGGCAGCGAGAGCTGGTGAGCATGGAAAAGGCTTTGCGGTCGTAGCAGAAGAAGTACGCAAACTAGCGGAAGAAACAAACAAAGCAACAAATGAAATTCAAACGATGATTAAAACGATTGAAAATCAAACAGAAGTTAGTGTCAAAGAAATGGCGACAACGATTGAATCTTCTCAACAGCTCGATACCGCTGTTGCAGACACAGAGAAAGAGTTCTCGACAATTTCAAATACGATTCAAGATATTGTCCAAGCAATCAAAGAGAGCAGTGAATCGATTAAGTCGGTTGATGCGTCAATCCATAACTTATTCGCGAATGTTCAAAGTGTTTCAGCAGTATCAGAAGAAACATCTGCTGCTTCAGAAGAAGTGCTGGCATCGGTTGAGGAGCAAATTAAGTCTGTTCGCAGTACATCAGTTCAAGCAGAATCATTGAATAAATTAAGTGAAGAGTTGAATGAGCTAATCAAAAAGTTCAATGTATAGCGTATGCTCCTTGCGGTGAAGCACCTTTTTTGGTGCTTCGCCGTTTTTTGCTTAAACGCTGACAGAATGTGAAATTGAACCTATTTTTTTGCAGGGACATTTTATATAATGAAGGAAGGTCGGTTCGCAAGCGATTGTGGACCTGAACAGAAATTGAGGGGTATGGATGAGAGAATATCGACAGGTGATCGCCGCATTTGTAGGAGTGACGGCGGTGATGCTGATTGGAACAATTGGTTTTCATTATTTAGAAGGGATGACATTCTTCGATTCGCTTTGGCTGACTGTAATTACTGTCTTAACTGTTGGGTATGGTGATCTCTCCCCGCAAACGACAGCAGGTAAGACATTCACGCTTTTTCTTGTGCCACTTGGTGTTGGGGTCGCCACGTATGGCGTTGGTTCATTTGGAGCGTTAATTCTTGAAGGCCGGTTGAAGAATACATTTGGGAGGAAAAGGATGGACAAGAAGATACATCAGTTAGAAGGCCATGTCATTGTATGTGGCATCGGCCGTGTTGGCCGCCAAGTGTTGAAGCAGCTAGAAAGACAGGACATTGAGTTTGTTATTGTCGACCGTGATGAGGAGCTGCTTGAACGGTATCGCCATGGTCATTTATATGTAACAGGCGATGCGACGCGGGATGATATCTTGAAGAAGGCGGGGATTGAGCAGGCTTCAGGCTTGATTGCGACACTTCCAGCTGATGCAGAGAACGTGTTTATCACATTGACCGCAAAAGGGTTGAATCCAAAAATCAAGGTTGTAAGCAGAATTGATAGGGAAGAATCAGAAGAGAAGCTGTTTCGCGCTGGGGCCGACCAAGTGGTGAATACGTCAAGCATCGGCGGTTCAAGAATGGCGCTATCCCTTATGAAGCCAAATAGTGTAGAATATATGGATGTCTTGTTCGAGACTGGTAATAAGCAATACAGTGTGGAAGAAATTATTATCGAGGAGCAATCGATCATTGTTGGAAAAACTCTCGGTGACAGTAATATTCGCGATGAGCACGGTGTTACGATTGTCGCTATTAAGCGTGGGGATGAGATTTTAACCCATCCATCATCCGACGACCGTCTGCTTGCTGGAGACCTTGTTATTGTGTTTGGGGCGCGCACTGATTTAGACCGGTTCGAAAAAGTGTTAACAAGTTAAAGAGTACGATAGCATGAAGCAAGGATTGTGGTACATATGTTGAAACGATTAAGAAAAGAACCATCAAGACTTTATCAGAAACGAAGATTAACAAGTGTACAAGCCATTGTCCTGTACTATCTTGCGGCTGTCACATTAGCGACAATACTGCTAAGCCTTCCGGTTGCACATAAGCCGGGCGTGGAGTGGACATTTATTAATGCTGTCTTTACAGCGGTGAGTGCGGTAAGTGTGACAGGGCTGACGGTCGTTTCAACTGCGGATACATTTAACACAGCTGGGGTAATTATCTTAGCATTTGTATTGCAGTTCGGCGGTATCGGCATCATGACGCTTGGTACATTTATTTATATGATGCTTGGAAAGAAGATCGGATTGAAGGAACGTCAGCTTATTAAGACCGACCAAAACCAAGCGACCTTATCAGGACTTGTAAAATTAATGCGGTCGATCCTTGGCTTAATTGTTATTATTGAAGCATTTGGAGCAGTTATTTTAAGTCTCTATTATTTAAAGTATTTCCCGACATGGCAGGAAGCTTTCTTGCAAGGCAGTTTTGCTTCAATTAGTGCAACGACGAACGCTGGATTTGATATCACGGGTACTTCGCTTATCCCATTTGCAAATGATTATTTTGTACAATTTGTCACAATGGTATTAATTATTTTGGGCGCGATTGGATTCCCTGTGTTAATTGAAGTAAAGGAATTTTTAATTCGCTCAAAGGAAAACCGCACTTTTTTTCGTTTTTCATTATTTGCGAAATTAACGACAGTCACGTTCTTTGCACTAATTATTATCGGGGTTTTCTTTATTTTAACAATGGAATGGGCGTACTTTTTTGAAGGGAAAAAATGGCATGAGGCCTTATTTTATGCCCTATTTCAATCTGTATCAACACGGAGTGCTGGTTTAGCAACGATGAATGTAAGTGACTTTTCCGAAGCTACTTTACTTGTGTTGAGTGCACTTATGTTTATTGGTGCTTCTCCTTCTAGTGTAGGGGGAGGAATCCGAACGACGACGTTTGCACTTACGCTTTTATTCTTCTGGAACTTTGCGCGTGGAAAGAAAACAATCAAAGTTTTTCGTAGAGAAATACATGAAGATGACTTACGTAAGGCGCTTGTCGTGCCGCTGGTCGCCTTAATGCTTTGTTTTACATCTGTCGTCGTTTTGTCAGCGACCGAAAACTTTACTTTAATTGAAATTGTCTTTGAAGTTTGTTCAGCCTTTGGAACAACCGGCTTGTCAATGGGAATCACCCCAGAGCTGAGTACAGCAGGCAAGGTGATTATTATCCTGCTTATGTTCATTGGACGGATCGGTATCTTATCATTCCTATTTATGATTAAAGGAAATGACATCAAAGCTGACCCATACCGCCTTCCGAAAGAGCGGATTATTATTGGATAAAGAACGAAGCTGGACCTTATGAATGGTTCAGCTTCTTTTTGCGTGAGGGAGCCGCCTCCGCTTTCGACGCACAGGATGTGCTAGTGCAGGCGTTGTCACAGGACGTGACGATCTTAGCCAGCGTTCCTTTGATCCAGCTGCGGCGGCTAGGGGCTCGAGTCATAAGTCAGCCTGCTGCGGGGACAAAGGGCGGTCCCCACCACATTCTGCCTTATGCTTGTCGCCCCTGGGCAAGCCGCCTCCGCTTTTCGATTGTCCAGCTGCGGCGGCTAGGGGCTCGAGGTCATAAGTCAGCCTGTTGCGGGGACAAAGGGCAGTCCCCTCCGCTTTTCGATGTTTAAACCGTATTTCTTGCAGGTATAGTAGGTGTAGAGGAGGGTGTTGAGATGGGTCTTTCTGGGAAGCAAATTGAAGAGTTGAAAGCGGATTTGTTGGAGATGAAGGAACGGCTTGAACGTGATGTTGAGACGGAAAATAAAGGTGTAGCGGAAGAATCGACGGAATTGAGTTCATTTGATAATCATCCTGCTGATACAGGTTCTGAGCTCTACCGACGTGAGCGTGAGCAAGCGGAGCTGGAGACGGTAGAGGGCGAGCTTGAGCAGATAAATGAAGCGTTAGAAAGAATTGAAGAAGGCACGTATGGAAAGTGCGTTGAGACAGGTGAGGATATTTCATTTGAACGGTTGAAGGCGATTCCGTATGCAAAACGAACAATTGAAGCACAGGAGCGTGCTGAGCAATCGCAAGTACGGGCTGATGAAAGCCCCGGGCGCGGAGCAAGCAGTCGCTTCGAGGACCCAGATGAGCATGTGGAAGATTCTCGCATGCGCACCTTTGAAAACATACGTGATGAGCACCAGAGTGATCATAAATATGAAGATTAATAGAAAGAGGCGCCGGTTAATGGCGCCTCTTTTGTATGTGACATCATGCTTTTTGTTTATCGAAATAGGCAATGGCCGATGGAATGTCCATAAAGCATGGGACGTATGCGAAGTGAAGATTGTTTTTCACAAATGGGGCGGCGACTTCGGGCTTTAAGCCAATAATAACAGGTTTGACGCCTAATAAGCTTAACACTTTAATAAGGTTGTCAAGCAGTAAGGAGAACTCAGCATCAACTGCGCCGATATTGTGCATTTGAATTGCTAGAAAATTGACGTTAAATTTTACACACTCATCAGGCACCTTGTTAATCAAGATATCTTTCTGGGCGTCCATGAATAGGGGGTGGAGTGAGAGGAGGGCAAAATCGTTTGTTATCGGCACTAAGTTTGCCGTCATTTCCTCAATCCGTTGTTCATGCTGGACTTTACGGTGGGCGATATGGGTAATGTCTTCGAAATGCCCCATTATCGTTGTGCTTTCTTCTGTTTCAATAAACTTCGTATAAGCTGTTAAGATGAGTTCGTCAGATAGATAGATTTCTTCTACTTCATGCCCTTTGCCAAGACGAATCGTGTCGTTCATAATTTTTAAGTGTTCTTGAAGGGAAACCTGCAAGTGTGGAATCCACTTTCCGAGCACATCATCACGTGACACATTAAACATTTTCTCGTATGCTTTATTTATATATTGAACTTCAGAATTGAGATCCACAATCATAATACCTTCATTTAACTCTTCAAGTGCTGTTTTAAGCATGCTCTTCACTCCTTTCAATTATTGAAACTATTTGAAAAATTATGTAAGTTTTTTGCGTTCTTTTTATTCTATCATATTTTGTTCAAAATAAAAAAGAGAGTGAATCCTTCTAATTAAGGGATGTTTTTCATAGGGGCACTTTCACCCACTACCCTATATGGATCTGTCTAAGGTTAAATAAGATCGGTTTCCAATGGTGTGAAGGCGGATAGGATAGTTGAAAAATGCACTTAAACTCTCTTCTGTTAATAGCTTCTCACGTTCACCAGCCGCAAATACTGCGCCGTCTCGGATGCAAAGTACGCGGTTAAAAAGAGGTAAAATCTCATCGGTGTGGTGTGTGACATAAATAATTGATGGAGCATTTTCTCGTTTTGCCAGCTTGTCAACAGTGCCAAGCAGTTGTTCTTTTGCGAAAATGTCGAGTCCTGTACATGGTTCATCCAAAATGAGAATCTTTGGCTCAGCCATCAGTGCTCGTCCAATTAAGATGCGCTGTTTTTCCCCTTGTGATAAAGAGGAATAAGGCCGGTTGATGAACGAGTCGCAGCCAAGTTCCGTCATAATAGCCAGCGCTTTGTCGATTTGTGATTGGGAAACCTCTTCATATAGACCAAACGATGCGAATGCTCCGCTTAGAATGATATTTTCAGCATAATCATCTTCGTATAGCCGTTCTGTTAAGGAAGAACTAACCCAGCCAATCGATTTGCGCAGCTCGCCAAGTGGATAGGTACCAAAGGTTTTGCCAAGCACTTGAACTGTGCCGCTTGTCGGCCATGTATAACCGTTTATCATATTTAACAACATTGTCTTGCCAGAACCGTTCAAGCCGAGAATAGCCCAATGTTCTCCTTGTTTCACCTTCCAGCTAACATCATTCAACAGCGTTTTGCCATCTTTGCGGATCGTTGCGTGCTCAATTGAGAGTATTTCCATCGTCATTCCTCCCTATTTTTTCTAATAGTATAGCAGAATATGAGACGAAAAAAAGACAGAACGGCATGGACCATTCTGTCTTTTATGTTGACTTTAGACTGTAATGCGTTTGGTGTGAAAGGTTTTGATTTGGTTTCGGCCGTTTTGTTTTGCTTTGTAGAGGGCTTTGTCTGCTTGTTCGATTAAGTGCTCTGGTGTGATTGGCTCGCTCGCTGATGTTGTGACTCCGACGCTGATCGTGACGACATCGCTGATACTTGAGCCTTTGTGTTCAATATGCAGTTCCTCGACAC is from Bacillus tianshenii and encodes:
- a CDS encoding potassium channel protein; the encoded protein is MREYRQVIAAFVGVTAVMLIGTIGFHYLEGMTFFDSLWLTVITVLTVGYGDLSPQTTAGKTFTLFLVPLGVGVATYGVGSFGALILEGRLKNTFGRKRMDKKIHQLEGHVIVCGIGRVGRQVLKQLERQDIEFVIVDRDEELLERYRHGHLYVTGDATRDDILKKAGIEQASGLIATLPADAENVFITLTAKGLNPKIKVVSRIDREESEEKLFRAGADQVVNTSSIGGSRMALSLMKPNSVEYMDVLFETGNKQYSVEEIIIEEQSIIVGKTLGDSNIRDEHGVTIVAIKRGDEILTHPSSDDRLLAGDLVIVFGARTDLDRFEKVLTS
- a CDS encoding PAS domain S-box protein, with the protein product MLKTALEELNEGIMIVDLNSEVQYINKAYEKMFNVSRDDVLGKWIPHLQVSLQEHLKIMNDTIRLGKGHEVEEIYLSDELILTAYTKFIETEESTTIMGHFEDITHIAHRKVQHEQRIEEMTANLVPITNDFALLSLHPLFMDAQKDILINKVPDECVKFNVNFLAIQMHNIGAVDAEFSLLLDNLIKVLSLLGVKPVIIGLKPEVAAPFVKNNLHFAYVPCFMDIPSAIAYFDKQKA
- a CDS encoding ABC transporter ATP-binding protein, which gives rise to MEILSIEHATIRKDGKTLLNDVSWKVKQGEHWAILGLNGSGKTMLLNMINGYTWPTSGTVQVLGKTFGTYPLGELRKSIGWVSSSLTERLYEDDYAENIILSGAFASFGLYEEVSQSQIDKALAIMTELGCDSFINRPYSSLSQGEKQRILIGRALMAEPKILILDEPCTGLDIFAKEQLLGTVDKLAKRENAPSIIYVTHHTDEILPLFNRVLCIRDGAVFAAGEREKLLTEESLSAFFNYPIRLHTIGNRSYLTLDRSI
- a CDS encoding TrkH family potassium uptake protein, encoding MLKRLRKEPSRLYQKRRLTSVQAIVLYYLAAVTLATILLSLPVAHKPGVEWTFINAVFTAVSAVSVTGLTVVSTADTFNTAGVIILAFVLQFGGIGIMTLGTFIYMMLGKKIGLKERQLIKTDQNQATLSGLVKLMRSILGLIVIIEAFGAVILSLYYLKYFPTWQEAFLQGSFASISATTNAGFDITGTSLIPFANDYFVQFVTMVLIILGAIGFPVLIEVKEFLIRSKENRTFFRFSLFAKLTTVTFFALIIIGVFFILTMEWAYFFEGKKWHEALFYALFQSVSTRSAGLATMNVSDFSEATLLVLSALMFIGASPSSVGGGIRTTTFALTLLFFWNFARGKKTIKVFRREIHEDDLRKALVVPLVALMLCFTSVVVLSATENFTLIEIVFEVCSAFGTTGLSMGITPELSTAGKVIIILLMFIGRIGILSFLFMIKGNDIKADPYRLPKERIIIG
- a CDS encoding methyl-accepting chemotaxis protein, producing MLKKNLFAQIIAITTVLILLGSIILGTVSYRFGEQELTNSGKLDLMHIAEGAIPVLEELNKQVESGQLSLEEAQETARTYLSGPKVEGNDNLHYDFTQSPYTYKENGYIFAYNAKGEAVVHPVLPIGKDMSQTQDKDGDYLVKDLMEKSKQSNPEDRYYEFAWPKAGEEKASKKIAYTVYYEPWEWTIIVGAYVDEFNEAMDTIKVVTTIVSLITLILSVVLIYFLLRSKLKALQEMTNATVEVANGNLNVESITYKGEDEVGRMSVAFNKMTGHLRELVQSIQTVGENTSHASHELSALSEETTASSEEIGKAMDEIAKGSVAQTADIESINNGTESLAEVMKQLTSQNNNMIDLTETSQHAVENGQAQVSTLQDANASSKAALGNIDQTVQQLNGRVRDIAGIVSTIDDIAAQTNLLALNASIEAARAGEHGKGFAVVAEEVRKLAEETNKATNEIQTMIKTIENQTEVSVKEMATTIESSQQLDTAVADTEKEFSTISNTIQDIVQAIKESSESIKSVDASIHNLFANVQSVSAVSEETSAASEEVLASVEEQIKSVRSTSVQAESLNKLSEELNELIKKFNV
- a CDS encoding TraR/DksA C4-type zinc finger protein, yielding MGLSGKQIEELKADLLEMKERLERDVETENKGVAEESTELSSFDNHPADTGSELYRREREQAELETVEGELEQINEALERIEEGTYGKCVETGEDISFERLKAIPYAKRTIEAQERAEQSQVRADESPGRGASSRFEDPDEHVEDSRMRTFENIRDEHQSDHKYED